In a single window of the Nicotiana tomentosiformis chromosome 10, ASM39032v3, whole genome shotgun sequence genome:
- the LOC138899910 gene encoding uncharacterized protein — MTFGGNEINGVTFSPAKKTKVSVTHSKRLREVAEDDITFTEEDADGLLLPHKDALVISLNVLHFKIKRVLVDPGSSSNIIQWRVLEQAKLTGSIIPATKLLAGFNLTSVTTRGEILLPTNAEGVMKTTLFEEVDSEIGYNIILRRPWLHERKVVPSTYHQLLKFPSLEGIKQIRGDQPVTREINTISVSSSKGKEHAA, encoded by the coding sequence ATGACTTTCGGCGGAAACGAGATTAATGGTGTAACCTTTTCACCAGCAAAAAAGACAAAGGTATCGGTGACCCATAGCAAAAGACTCCGAGAAGTCGCCGAGGACGATATCAccttcacggaggaggacgcCGATGGACTCCTATTACCGCACAAAGATGCcttggtaatttctcttaatgttttacattttaaaattaaacgtgttttggtggacccagggagttcatccaatATTATCCAATGGAGAGTGCTAGAACAAGCTAAGCtaaccggaagcatcattccggcaacaaagctccttGCCGGTTTCAACTTaacaagtgtgacaacccgaggggaGATCCTGCTGCCCACAAACGCCGAAGGGGTCATGAAGACGACTCTGTTTGAAGAAGTAGACAGTGAGATAGGCTATAACATCATTCTTAGAAGACCATGGCTACACGAGAGGAAGGTTGTgccatcaacatatcaccaactttTGAAATTCCCATCTCTagagggaattaaacaaataagaggagatcaaccggtGACAAGGGAGATAAACACAATCTCAGTTTCTAGTAGTAAAGGGAAGGAACATGCGGCGTAA